The following are encoded together in the Synechococcales cyanobacterium CNB genome:
- the purD gene encoding phosphoribosylamine--glycine ligase, with translation MSPSPEPQATGSRTNVLLVGGGGREHALAVALARSSGMGDLWLATPGNAGLATLGRAIDFPASKREIYRLVQFCDHKRIGLVVIGPEDPLAEGWADALSAPHRRVFGPGADGARLEADKAWAKQLMRGAAIPTAEGRAFSDPEAAIAFLESRDEPQVIKAAGLAKGKGVVVPESLDEARVAIDRIMRQRVFGDAGRTVVIEERLKGREVSVLALVDGRSIHILPPCQDHKRLRDGDEGPNTGGMGAFCPAEGIDDELMARVERQILVPTVDALRREGIDFRGVLYAGLMLTPGGPKVLEFNTRFGDPECQPLMSRFRGNLLRTLIAACDRRLDEVDLDWDPRPAVCVVLASQGYPDAPRTGVPIKGLDEAEEVEGVTVYHAGTKADERGRIVTAGGRVLGVTALGETIAEARERAYAACERIRFEGMVYRRDIALHATPVERQSSRA, from the coding sequence ATGTCGCCAAGCCCTGAACCACAGGCAACAGGCTCACGCACCAACGTCCTGCTCGTCGGCGGCGGCGGACGCGAGCACGCGCTGGCGGTCGCGCTCGCACGCTCGTCCGGCATGGGCGATCTCTGGCTCGCCACCCCGGGCAACGCGGGGCTGGCGACGCTCGGGCGAGCGATCGATTTCCCGGCCAGCAAGCGCGAGATCTATCGCCTCGTCCAGTTCTGCGACCATAAGCGGATCGGTCTCGTCGTCATCGGACCCGAGGATCCGCTCGCGGAGGGATGGGCGGACGCCCTGAGTGCCCCCCACCGTCGCGTGTTCGGACCCGGGGCGGACGGTGCTCGCCTCGAAGCCGACAAGGCGTGGGCGAAGCAGTTGATGCGCGGCGCGGCGATTCCGACCGCCGAGGGTCGTGCGTTCAGCGACCCCGAAGCAGCCATCGCGTTCCTGGAATCGCGCGACGAGCCGCAGGTCATCAAGGCCGCTGGGCTGGCGAAGGGCAAGGGCGTCGTCGTGCCGGAGTCGCTGGACGAAGCCCGGGTAGCGATCGACCGGATCATGCGGCAGCGCGTCTTCGGTGACGCCGGCCGCACCGTCGTCATTGAGGAGCGGCTGAAGGGGCGCGAGGTCTCGGTGCTCGCGCTCGTGGATGGGCGAAGCATCCACATCCTGCCGCCCTGCCAGGACCACAAGCGGCTCCGCGACGGCGACGAAGGCCCGAACACCGGCGGCATGGGCGCGTTCTGCCCGGCCGAGGGCATCGACGACGAACTCATGGCCCGTGTCGAACGGCAGATCCTCGTGCCGACGGTCGATGCTCTGCGGCGCGAAGGCATCGACTTCCGCGGCGTGCTCTATGCGGGGCTGATGCTCACGCCGGGCGGGCCGAAAGTGCTGGAGTTCAACACACGCTTCGGCGACCCGGAGTGCCAGCCGCTGATGTCGCGTTTCCGGGGGAACCTGCTGCGGACGCTGATCGCCGCGTGCGACCGGCGGCTTGACGAGGTTGACCTGGATTGGGATCCTCGCCCGGCGGTGTGCGTCGTCCTGGCGAGCCAGGGCTACCCGGACGCGCCGCGGACGGGCGTGCCGATCAAGGGCTTGGACGAAGCCGAAGAGGTCGAGGGCGTCACCGTCTACCATGCTGGCACGAAGGCGGACGAGCGGGGACGCATCGTCACGGCGGGAGGGCGCGTGCTCGGCGTGACCGCGCTCGGCGAGACGATTGCGGAAGCTCGCGAACGGGCCTACGCCGCGTGCGAGCGAATCCGCTTCGAAGGCATGGTCTACCGGCGAGACATCGCTCTGCACGCGACGCCCGTCGAGCGCCAGTCATCGCGCGCGTAG